Proteins encoded by one window of Carassius carassius chromosome 30, fCarCar2.1, whole genome shotgun sequence:
- the LOC132110868 gene encoding eukaryotic translation initiation factor 4E-like isoform X2, translating into MATSEPRGTENEEGCADSPATAAVMSPEQYIKHPLQNRWALWYFKNDKSKSWTENLRLISKFDTVEDFWALYNHIQQPSKLGFGCDYSLFKDGIKPMWEDDRNKLGGRWLMTLSKQQRHNDLDRYWMETLLCLIGEIFDEASEDVCGAVVNVRPKGDKISIWTGNCQNRDAIMTIGQQYKERLSLPIKMLIGYQSHDDTSSKSGSTTKNMYSV; encoded by the exons ATGGCGACTTCGGAGCCG CGAGGAACTGAAAATGAAGAAGGCTGTGCTGATAGTCCTGCGACTGCTGCTGTGATGAGTCCTGAACAGTACATCAAACACCCTTTGCAAAACAG ATGGGCTCTCTGGTATTTCAAAAATGACAAGAGCAAAAGTTGGACAGAAAATCTGCGTCTTATCTCCAAGTTTGACACGGTAGAAGATTTCTGGGC ATTATACAATCACATACAGCAGCCCAGTAAACTTGGATTTGGATGTGACTACTCTTTATTTAAG GATGGTATTAAACCCATGTGGGAAGATGACAGGAATAAACTCGGAGGAAGATGGTTAATGACCCTCAGCAAACAGCAACGACACAATGACCTTGACCGCTACTGGATGGAGACC CTGTTGTGTTTAATCGGAGAAATCTTTGATGAGGCCAGTGAAGACGTGTGTGGAGCTGTGGTCAATGTCAGGCCAAAGGGGGATAAAATATCCATCTGGACAGGCAACTGCCAAAACAGAGACGCCATCATGACGATAGG GCAACAATACAAAGAGCGTTTGAGTCTCCCAATCAAAATGCTCATCGGATACCAGTCACATGACGACACCTCTAGCAAAAGTGGCTCCACAACAAAGAACATGTACTCCGTTTGA
- the LOC132110868 gene encoding eukaryotic translation initiation factor 4E-like isoform X1, whose amino-acid sequence MATSEPVRGSGFLSFRAYRRPEMRGTENEEGCADSPATAAVMSPEQYIKHPLQNRWALWYFKNDKSKSWTENLRLISKFDTVEDFWALYNHIQQPSKLGFGCDYSLFKDGIKPMWEDDRNKLGGRWLMTLSKQQRHNDLDRYWMETLLCLIGEIFDEASEDVCGAVVNVRPKGDKISIWTGNCQNRDAIMTIGQQYKERLSLPIKMLIGYQSHDDTSSKSGSTTKNMYSV is encoded by the exons ATGGCGACTTCGGAGCCGGTAAGAGGGAGCGGATTTCTTTCATTTAGGGCTTACCGGCGACCAGAAATG CGAGGAACTGAAAATGAAGAAGGCTGTGCTGATAGTCCTGCGACTGCTGCTGTGATGAGTCCTGAACAGTACATCAAACACCCTTTGCAAAACAG ATGGGCTCTCTGGTATTTCAAAAATGACAAGAGCAAAAGTTGGACAGAAAATCTGCGTCTTATCTCCAAGTTTGACACGGTAGAAGATTTCTGGGC ATTATACAATCACATACAGCAGCCCAGTAAACTTGGATTTGGATGTGACTACTCTTTATTTAAG GATGGTATTAAACCCATGTGGGAAGATGACAGGAATAAACTCGGAGGAAGATGGTTAATGACCCTCAGCAAACAGCAACGACACAATGACCTTGACCGCTACTGGATGGAGACC CTGTTGTGTTTAATCGGAGAAATCTTTGATGAGGCCAGTGAAGACGTGTGTGGAGCTGTGGTCAATGTCAGGCCAAAGGGGGATAAAATATCCATCTGGACAGGCAACTGCCAAAACAGAGACGCCATCATGACGATAGG GCAACAATACAAAGAGCGTTTGAGTCTCCCAATCAAAATGCTCATCGGATACCAGTCACATGACGACACCTCTAGCAAAAGTGGCTCCACAACAAAGAACATGTACTCCGTTTGA